From Glycine max cultivar Williams 82 chromosome 11, Glycine_max_v4.0, whole genome shotgun sequence, the proteins below share one genomic window:
- the LOC100527683 gene encoding SKP1-like protein: MSSAKKITLKSSDGEAFEVEEAVALESQTIKHMIEDDCADSGIPLPNVTSKILAKVIEYCKKHVEAANPEDKPSEDDLKAWDAEFVKVDQATLFDLILAANYLNIKSLLDLTCQTVADMIKGKTPEEIRKTFNIKNDFTPEEEEEVRRENQWAFE, encoded by the exons ATGTCGTCGGCGAAGAAAATCACGCTGAAGAGTTCGGACGGCGAGGCTTTCGAGGTGGAGGAGGCGGTGGCGCTGGAGTCGCAGACGATAAAGCACATGATCGAGGACGACTGCGCCGACAGCGGCATCCCTCTGCCGAACGTGACGAGCAAGATCCTGGCGAAGGTTATCGAGTACTGCAAGAAGCACGTCGAGGCCGCGAATCCCGAAGACAAACCCTCCGAGGACGATCTCAAGGCCTGGGACGCTGAATTCGTCAAGGTCGACCAGGCCACGCTCTTCGATCTCATCCTG gcTGCTAACTACTTGAACATCAAGAGCCTGCTGGACCTTACATGTCAAACTGTAGCCGACATGATCAAGGGGAAGACTCCAGAGGAAATTCGCAAGACCTTTAACATTAAGAATGACTTCACCCctgaggaggaagaggaagtTCGTCGGGAAAACCAATGGGCATTTGAATGA
- the LOC100810884 gene encoding UPF0434 protein ERGA_CDS_01260 — MVRVSKEALQKAAKTLSEILVCPLSKQPLRYCEESNSLISDAIGVAFPIKNGIPCLVPRDGKILEEEDASKPDNDTNLSAVNEENQGRSGLR; from the exons ATGGTGAGAGTAAGCAAAGAGGCTCTGCAAAAAGCAGCCAAAACCCTATCCGAAATCCTCGTGTGCCCTCTCTCTAAGCAGCCTTTGAG GTATTGTGAGGAATCAAATTCCTTAATCAGCGATGCTATTGGCGTTGCCTTCCCC ATAAAAAATGGGATACCATGCTTGGTTCCAAGAGATGGGAAGATACTTGAGGAAGAAGATGCCTCAAAACCTGATAATGATACCAATTTATCTGCAGTAAATGAAGAGAATCAAGGAAGAAGTGGCCTAAGATGA
- the LOC100527665 gene encoding RING/U-box superfamily protein precursor, producing the protein MTLKGLVSLVINLIGLAEGTRNNDAPPLPCYMLSSHIQNNKQQSSESASASNFNEDSWCCVCLSRLKAKDEIRVLPCSHKFHKICVNKWLKGRHKTCPLCRFSMGAEEKSHRAEMFTEEMLIWFSSFHVAGM; encoded by the coding sequence ATGACTCTCAAAGGCTTGGTATCACTTGTCATCAATTTAATTGGCCTAGCTGAGGGAACAAGGAACAATGATGCCCCCCCTTTACCTTGTTACATGCTATCTAGCCATATACAAAATAACAAGCAACAATCATCTGAATCAGCATCAGCATCCAATTTTAATGAGGATAGTTGGTGTTGTGTGTGCTTGTCAAGGTTAAAGGCCAAAGATGAAATCCGTGTCCTTCCTTGCTCGCACAAATTCCATAAGATTTGtgtaaataaatggcttaagggTCGCCACAAGACGTGTCCACTTTGCCGTTTCTCAATGGGAGCCGAGGAGAAGTCTCATCGTGCCGAAATGTTCACTGAAGAGATGTTAATATGGTTTTCTTCTTTCCATGTAGCTGGTATGTAA
- the LOC102665574 gene encoding protein FD yields the protein MEEVWKDINVFQDLTTIDSPNIILSSASSETGFSLPHFHFQSQPSSQHPPPSNKTSAQPPAADRRNKRMIKNRESAARSRARKQAYTNELELEVEHLKEENARLKRQQQQLCEAASSEQKKKGTTLYRASTAPF from the exons ATGGAAGAGGTGTGGAAAGACATAAACGTGTTTCAAGACTTGACCACCATAGACTCACCAAACATCAtactttcctctgcttcttcaGAAACTGGTTTCTCTCTCCCTCACTTCCATTTCCAATCTCAGCCCTCCTCCCAACACCCTCCACCCTCCAACAAAACTTCTGCTCAACCTCCTGCTGCCGACAGAAGAAATAAGCGCATGATCAAGAATCGCGAGTCCGCCGCACGATCTCGTGCTAGAAAACAG GCTTACACGAATGAACTGGAGCTTGAAGTGGAGCACTTAAAGGAAGAGAATGCAAGGCTCAAAAGACAGCAACAACAG TTGTGTGAAGCCGCATCCAGTGAGCAAAAGAAGAAGGGCACCACCCTATATCGAGCATCTACGGCTCCATTTTGA